CCCAGATGAGTGGCATGCAGTAGGAGTCCTCTTGCCAACTGCAAAGAGAAACAGTAACCTACATGCCAGCCAGGCAGCAAAGCACTCTGTAAGTACATTAATTGGTTTGAATGGCTttgttgctgtgttgtgtttgacCCCTTTGAAGGAGCTCGCAATTTATCTCACATTTGGCGAAGAGGAAGGCATTTTGCTCCCACACAATGCTTTTGTCCTTGCTCAGTCCTGGTTTTGGTGGTATAttttttgtattcctttttACTTCCTCCTCTGTTGGACCTTGTACCTATTTGTGATGATTTAGTGGTGCTTAGCTATCAAATGCTTTCCATACTGACGTCAAAGATTAGATAAGGGATCTCATAAGGAAGACAACTTGAGACTTCATTGGCTGGAGTGTTTGAATGGTGTTGTGTTGCATgcggtgcaaagagaggccctGTCGAAGCAACAGATTTTCCTTCCGTCGTTTTGCTGGTTGTTTTTAGAACAGAAGTCAAAAGACACACGAGCGTTTGTGAAGCTTCTCTCAGCCAGCAGGCTCTTCCTGGAAGCCCCCGTGTAGCCTGAAGCACAAACAGAGCTTGATTCCGCTTTCAGGGTTCACTTAGTAGAAGAGCTAAATGAAAGTCTTGGTTGATGCCTGTGAGTCTGGGTGCCTGGGTTATAAAACATGAAAGACGCCACGCATGCTTTGTAAATAGCTAAGGATCAGTGGATACGGGAAAAGAtcagccaggctgtgggcaagaTCTAACAAAGGGGCGGGATAGAGTTGTCTCACCGGATCAGTCGacctccctgcttctcctcctcccttctaccactcagtctctcctcctcctgttccattAGGTCCCGCAAGCTGCTGACCAGAATCATGCTTTCCCCCCAACAGACTAAAAATAGACATTCTGAAGTCCTGAAAGAAAGGAAGGCCGTTTAGACACAGGGTATTAGGAcatgctgtctctgtgtgtctccctcgCCCATCCTATAGGCCACCACTGATCACAGTGGTGCTGTTACCATGGCAGCAGCACGTTAAGCTTTATGATAAGGAAGAgtagaggaaaaggagagagggatacagatggagagagaagtacAGGAAGTAATCGTAGGCATGAGGAATTATAAATAGAGGCAGAGTAATCCCAGCCATCATTTATTCAAGAAAAACGTACTTTGTCCCCTCCGTAGACATCATTTCCTGCTTAGTCCCGTGTGAGGCTGTCTTCACAAAGTGGGTCACATCCAGTGTAAGTTTCTGACCTCATCCATGAGATAAACCAGCTCATTTAGGGATGACACTTTCTATTCTGTAAAGGGCGGAGGAACACAGTCACCCAGTACAATAAGCGGGTCACTCAACGACCTCTCTCACGGATGCTACAGAGCAGTTTCGATGGAAACTCTGCGGTTGTTTTGTTGCCGGCCGcaatgtgtccttgggccagcAGAGAGTATGAAAGTGAGCAAGGTACAGAAAGTGAAATATGACGGCTGAAGGGAGAGGAGCCGGAATGGCTGTCATCATGAGGCGATATGCCATGGCTGAAAATATCCCTTTCTCCCACACCTCTTCGAGGAAGTGAAGCAGTGAACCCccaactccctccccctcctccccagtctaATTTACACGTTGCCGTGGAGCCCCGTTTTGTGATAAAAAAGTCCTGAACTCCTACTTTTTTCCCCTCACACTCCTTGTGTTACACTGATGAGAAACAGGCAGGAGACCAGTCTCAGGTCCTTGTGAGATATATCCATGGGAGTTGTCTGCCTGACTGGTTGTGTGCCTGACTGACTCACCTGCTGCTATCGGAGTGCCTAGAGAAGAAGCAGCAATGAAGGTTATATTtccctgtccatggtgctgaaataAGAGCAGAGCTCGTCCCTAAACAGGGTAGTGCACTTACATAAATTTCAATTTGCACAAATCACGTAGCTTTCTAGCTTTTAGACTGAAAGACCCCTGTGAGTCTCTCTTGGTTCTGAGAGAGCTTAGGAACTCACAGCCTTCAGAGTTCATTCTGGATGCATTTGTGCTTAAAATGACTCATGAAGTGTTTTTTAGCTTTGAGAAATCTTGTACATTTTCAGATGGATATTGAATGGATATAAAATGTCCTGATGAGTTGAGAACTGAATTTGCACATGGATGGGAGGAAAGATTCATGAATGGGAAAAATTATTTAATGATTTTTTGCTTAGTCGCCAACTGGACGGAACGTGGTTCAAACACGTATCCTTTAGTGGGCAATTAAATTGGGGAACGCATTTGTAAATAACACAGGTAGCAGTTTACCTTCTTTAATGACAGGGTGGTCCATAGTCTAAAGAGGGCATGGAAGTAAGAGATCCTTCTATGCCGGTTCAACCTTTTGGTCTTACAAAATCAAGCAGTGAACATCCCCCATACCACTAAAGCTTGCCTCCATGAACacgttttccttgttttttttcttgttttttttttcatcgtcTGACTTTATAGTGTATAATATAACCTGCTCCAGCATCTGACAGAACTTCCTTTGAAGTTATATAGGTCACAAATTCTATACAGGATTATCTCAGTTAAGCCCTTAGTGGATTATCACCTGTTCAACTGCACTGCATTCATTACTTTCTTTCGAAAGTCTTCTCAAGTTGACCTCAATCAAACAAAccaaacaataatatatatatatatattattcctTTTTTTAAAACTTAAATCAATTATTTTTGACCACAGATGTCTAACACACTAAAGATGGTGGAGGGAGCTCAGCTTATCTCCTGGGTGCTTGTGCGTGGGAGGCAGAGCAGACCTGTGTGGAGAGCACGTATCCCCCCGGTGCATGATGTGCATGCTGGCTTCAGTTTGGTCCTCCTTTTGTCCTCTGGTGGTCTCCTGTCTGCCGCCAACGTGCCTGCCACTCGCAAACCGTCTCATGCTAACCATAGTGTGTCTTCTCCGCCTCAACGGCTGACACAAAGGGGCACTCTGGCATGCTTTTGCGGAGCGCTGAGGCAAGGCAGGGAAAAATGCCTGTGCCCTGGCTGCAGACCTACACTGTCACCATGAAGAAGATATTAGGGTGAAGGACCACGGGTAATCTCATCTCCAGCACAACCCCCCCACCGGATGGCTTTGCCAActcattcctctctttcttctacaGTTAAACTGCACCCATTGGACTATCTGTCCTGTGGAATAACTCAAACGAGAAGCCTGACAGAAAAGGGTTCTCATCAAGCTCATTGAATGTAAAACTGGAGAGTATGGCGGGTACTATTATAGTTCTCCTCCAGAAATGGGTCTGAACTAGTCAAAAGAGGCGAAATGGAGAGTGAAGAGGCTGGCAAGACAAACAAGCAGTGAATGAGTGGGAGTGTTTTATAGgttgagaagcagagagagagagagagagagagagagagagagagaatgggaaagTGTTGCAGGCAGAGCCCCAATTATCGACGCAAGACTAGCTGGCGTACGCTCCCCTCTGTGCCCACGCAAGTCCACACAGAAACGCCATGTCATTATGTTTCCACTGTTTATGGCCATCATCCTGCAGTTGCAGAGATTGATGAGCACCAGTCACGCTGTGACCCATAATATGGTGGAGAAAAGTGTgttcatatgtaataccacagcaTGGTGCTTGTGAAGCCATGTTCAAATTGGGACGCCACACAACTTGTGTTGGATAACAACTAAATAACCCTTAAGGGCAAAACTAATGCTGAAGGCAAACAGATGGCCAACCTGTGGCCCCCACTcttgagtgtttttgtgtgtgtgtgtgtgtgtgcactgtgcacATGTTTCAGCCTTTCAATATTTATAAAGAAGATGGACAAAAAAACAGAATGCAGATTGATAGCACTTCATAACATGTTAGGGTTCATTTATGTCAATAACTAAGAGAAGCAGCAGACAGAAAGATTTCGAGAATGCTTTGGACTCTTGCATTTGCTAAGCCAGAGGTGGTTTTTCAATCCGTTGCCATAGAAACAGCagctcactctgtgtgtgtgtgtgtgtgtgtgtgcgcgtgcgtgcgtgtgtgtgtgattgcaaagcaatgtgtactgtgtgtttggtGCTGCTATATGTGTATATGTCCACTTGAAGAATGATTATGTGTTGGTGTCTTTCCTAAATACTAGTTTTTGTTGGGGTGGTTTTCATCATGATTTACAGattgtatgcatgtgtacatgtgctggcatgtgcatgtgtgtatatagtgtgtgtgtgtatgtgtgtgacaaggGATATAATTCAGACTGTCACTTGTGTAGCCTTGAGCATGACCAAACTGCTGGTGctcatgaaaacacacagacacatccactaCAGTGACCGACTGGGATATTCCAGATTAAACCAGAAACCTCATTGAGAGTATTTTGATGAtgtagaaataaaaaataactgaACAGGTCAGATAAAACCCCAGTGTGAGAAATTGTTCATTGGGGAAATTATGAATAAAACATTGTCAAGATAAAGCTACTCACAATGCTATACAAATATGTTTTGTTACTGCAGAGTGCTAGTGCTAGTTGCCTTGAAACAAAGTAAATGTTGTTTGCAGCAGTACAAAGCCACATGTATGTTTTTGAAGAAAGCTCTCCCCCCAGTGGGCAAAAATGATACAAtaaatctctctatctctctctgtatctgtgtctttctctctgtgcccccccccccccccccccccccagactgctACCATAGGCAGTAGTGATAGGTCCCTGAGATGACGGAGGTGGAGCCTGTGTTGGACTTCGCATCGTCGGGTCGCTCTGGGAGGAGGAACGCCCTCCCAGACATCCTGGGTTCTCCAGCCGGGGTCAACCCCACCGACCTGCCCCTCAAACTGGCCGAGCTTGCTCTCACAGGTCAGCCCACTCAACCTGGCGCCGTCCTACAGGGCTCTCTCTCCTGTTACTGTAAACACACCACTGAGGAGGATTTTTCTACCAGAGTACAATAATGTTATTTCTCGGTAGATCGGTGGTATGGTAAGGGAGTGATTATTTTGTCTATTTTTGTTTAGTCACCACTTATTTTCTTGGAGGCATGTTTAGCTTTTGAGAAAGATTCAAAATAAACACTGATTGGGTTTTGTCAGCTTTCTTAACATGCCAAAACACAAAAGGGAATCATATGATGAATACACAATGACTGCCTAGGTCCATCTTGTATTATTACCACCACACATAAAGTTACATTGTGATGGatactgtcctgtgtgtgtgtatcagatggTCCAGGAGGGGCCCAGTCTCCCACCTCGGAGGAAGCTCAGGCCCCTGCAGAGAGCTcggaggggacagagggatcGTAAGGGCCCTGGGCCTCACCTCACCGGAGGCCTGCAGACATAcctagagaggagggatggagggagcgagagaagagGATCTGTGAAAGAGCGATGGTCCGACGGGTCTGTGGAGAGACCGGCTGTGTGCACAACAGCTGAGCTTCTTAGGAAGGACGAGGCCCCCTACATCTCAACAGACACAGAGATgtagaattgtgtgtgtgtgtgtgtgtgtcagttagtgtgtgtgtgtcaccgagtGTGTGCGTGGAACCGCTCACTCTGCACACTCTGCTGTATTGAGAAACTAAGAGACATTTGCagaacatatactgtacactacAATTTTTCTATGACTTCACTTATAATCAGCAATGAATATCTCATAAGTGCAAATATAAAATTAATTTGCTTGCATTTCctgtagatatatacagtaTCTATGTGTATCACTGATTTTATACACCTTGTGATGGGAAGGAAGGTTTCCCACAGTGGCCTACTGGTTCTTGGCTTTCTGACATGGAAATGGTAACTTGTAAGTGTATTTGTAACAGGAAAATGGACTGTGTTTTAAAAGAGGCAGGCTTCCTCTTAGACTTTGGTGTGTGACAGTCATGTTTTTTAACTAGCTGGGACTGGATTTGAGGTGTGAAATGGGCATGtggtatgtttttttatttgcattTTTTACACTGTTAGAATGAGTTTGAATGCTAATAACCAGATCAGCTGATGACCTTGGTGGAGATTGGTCAGGATATTACCTGAGGTGTTCATAATACAAACCAGTGTTTGTCACAGTAGCCTGGCACTAAAGGTAATGGGTAGGACAAATCCTTATGTCGAAACATTCCTTAAATGGTATTTCACTGCCAACCACTTTCCACCACATTAAATATGCTGAGAAAACTTAAGATGATAATAAGCTCCACTCGAGGCTCTTTCAAAGGCTGCCACTTTCCCAGACATTTCCTCTGAAAACGTGCCTCGTTGCAATTGAAAAAAGATTGCATTGCACTCTATTTCTGAAGTACTGTTATCCAGTATCGGGCTATTGACACTTCTTTGTAGTCTTTTGTAGGTAAGTCATAGAACATCCCAGCTGTTCAAACTGTAGAGGGGCTTATCACTTTGTCCTATCACGATCCAGTGTGGCTTCTGAAAGCACACTGTAGGGCATGTGTCAGCCTCGCCACCCGCCCACTCACAGCGAGCGGGCCACTGAGCGTAGCTGCACACGTGCCACCCTGTTGGCAGCATATGCCTGACGACGACTGGGCGCCAGAGCAAGCATGGCGtcacaccaccacctccactaaACACCAAACGGTTTCACGGGGCCGACTGTGGAAGAAGATGGCGGCATGCCTCGCCTTCTGCCACTCGGCAGACTGGGAGGGGACCAGCCTGTTTGCACTCATCAACACGTTGAATGGAGCCTGTGACACAGCATAAGATATGCAGGATTGTCGGGAGGACTGTTATGGTGTAAACACAGGCCGCCATCACCATATAGAACCCAGAGAGACAGCCATAGATAATCCTCAACTTATTCCAGTTGTATATATTGTAATGCAGTTACACTAAACTCACTCACTTGCGTACATGTCGATGGGCATATTATTATTGTCTCTATTTTAATCTGTTTGGGCTGTATGTATATTTGTATGGTTTTGTCTATCAAATGCAAATAGGGTAGGCTTATGTCCATCAGGTTCTCTACTGGTCCTCTATTGTAATAAACTGTTCTCGATGATGACTATGAAACTGTTCTTATGATAATATCTCAAGGTAAACTTATTCAAAAGACTGTCCTTAATCTCTCAGTGGTACGTGCAGTATATATTTTACTCAGCCTAATTTGACATGTTAATTATTTGGGTTTAACAGGCAAATGGCATAATAAATCCATAAGACAAGTCtctcatgtgtgtggtgtgatgatACCTAAGTAACACGTGCATCTCAAAAGCACATGTCTGTCCTTGTCACGGCGGTGGTGCTTTACCAGCGACGGGAGGGTGTTGGGTGATTGCTGCCATGTCACTGGTCAACAGATTATCCGAACATCTGAGATTTTGAGTCCTGTGTTGTACACCCTAACCTACAAGGTTACAATTTGGGCTTGTATTTATAGAAATGTCATTGATGAATCATGGATTCTCTACGTTTTGTGATGGTACTGTATCAACATTTATTTCAGTATCCTGTTGTTTTATGAGGCATGTCCTCTTGTATAACACCAGGTGGAGACATTTACTCATAAACCAATGCCAAGACGTCATAGTCCTGTTGTGAAAACCTCTTTGTTATGTCTGGGCACAAAGAGAATCTGTCTGGAATGCAGATTGAACAGGATCTATGACAGATCCACTGCTCTGTCATGACCCACATCTTTGTAGTCTCGAACCCTTGACCTGAGCATCTAATAAACAAAACTTTCTTATGAAAACCTCATGGCTTTTGCCACACACCCAGTGTTGTAAGTGATGCTGCAGCTAGGTAGGCTGCTCTCATACAGGAACGCAGGTCTCCATTTTAGCTGAAAATTGTTGTTCTATGCAAGTTgggttgtgtgtcaggggggCGAGTGTTcatcggtctgtctgtctgtctctgtctgtctgtctgtctggagtagcatgcacatctgtctgtctggagtagcatgcacatctgtctgtctgtctgtctgtctggtgtagcatgcacatctgtctgtctggagtagcatgcatgtctgtctgtctggagtagcatgtctgtctgtctgtctgtctgtctgtctgtctggagaagCATGcacgtctgtttgtctgtctgtctgtctggagtagcatgcacatctgtctgtctgtctgtctggagtagcatgcacatctgtctgtctgtttggagtagcatgcatgcatgcatgcatgtctgtctgtctgtctggagtagcatgcacatctgtctgtctgtctctctggagtagcatgcatgtctgtctgtctgtctgtctgtctgtctgtctgtctggagtagcatgcacatctgtctgtctgtctgtctgttttactGTCATCATTCCGTATCATCTCATCAGGATGTCCTATAATCCCAATATTATTCTGCTTTGACATGTTACATCACAATGCGTGATTCTAATATATTGATGGAATTGTTATAATGGAAGGAATGTGTTTTTCAAAGATTCCCCCAATgagttcctcctcctgtctataTTGTCCTACCATCTCACACCTCCATGGTGGGTCCCTGGCCGTGAAGGTTGCTATGTAACTTGTTGCTAGGGTAACCTACCCCTGAGAGAAGCTTTATACTGTGTATCATATTCCATTAAGCTTtaggttgtttttttcttttcaggtATGAGAGAGTGCTGTGTCACATAAAGTAGCCATGCTGTCGATGCACACAGGACAATACAGGGAGTCTTAGATGACGTGATACTTTAGAAGTTAGACACAgtcgggggagaggagaggtgctgACATGTGGCTTGATTCATTGTAGATGTAAGGGTTACATTTGTCAACAACTGCCAATCAGCAAACCAAAATCTCAAATCTCCAAATCTCAGATAACAACAAAAAGGAATTACAGCATTAGGTTTTTGTTCCCGTctgaaattgaaaaaaaaagcAGAACACTGGCCTGATATCCAGCATGATGTCAGCTACTGTACATTCAACAAAGCCAGACAAGTAAAGCTCCATTACTGTAATACAACCAGAAAAGGTCAGCACCAACAGGCTGTAAATAGATTCCCTAACACCAGTCGGGAGTCAGTAATTGCCCTGTTGAAATGGACTGTAGCTCTGTTACAGACTCATTCCATTATCAATCGAATCAAAGTCAATGAAcagtctccctccttctgtcctcctccagccccatgCTGACCATCCTCCTCTGCTGTTTCACCTCTCATGACCAGACCACTACTGGTGGGTCTGTCTTTTGCAATGAACTAGCCACTACagactgagggggagagagagaagcaagggGGAGAGACCtagacagaggggaagagagagagaggatgcagacgacagagagactgataggccgacaggcagacaaggaatggatggagaaaagagaaagagagggaaagaatagACTGGTGAAGTTAGAGAGGCCGGCACTGGGGCAATGGAGACATGGGTCAAATAGAGTGTGTGGCGGATGGGCGTGCTGGCAGCATAGAGCAGCCTTCACATGCAGCTCAATGTGCTGCCATCCCTATCCTTTCCCTGCACAGCCCcaggagatagacagagagagggagggagagagagagagagagagaggggagagaggtagagagatagagagagagagagaggggagagaggtagagagatagagagagagagagagagaggggggggggggaatgagatGAGAGACAGGGATGGGAAAAGAGGGAAGGGAAAGAGCAGAAGTGAAGGGCATGAAACAAAGAGCAAGGCAGATGGTGAAAGTACAGAGGAGTACACTAGTTGAGCACGGCTTGGAAATTCATGGCATACTAGACTGTGAATCCGATGTGATCCACTGTTGTTAATCCGAGGCAAGATAAACTAGAGAAGGGAGCTCAACCCCCTGTTGAGTACGCCAAACATGTTGCCTTTCAGAGAGTTGGCCCTCTATTCAGAAGAGAGGACTGTGACCAAAACATCTCTCTCAACTGACCTCTTAATCCTCTCTTTCCCCAAAGATGTCTGGAAGGTACCACTGTAACATGACAAGAGGGGTGTAGGCAAATTTTAACAGGAGATAGTATGTAAATTCGATTAGTGCTGGACCTGCCTGTTTGAACGGTTCAGCCTCAGCGAGGGCAGTGTTCTTTATTATCCACACTGATGTCAAAAAAATCTGTCCTTCTGGTGAagtccccccccttcctcctccctccaactgGAGCTCAGCTTGTCAGTGACTTCATCCTTTGTCCAGAGCCAGATCACAAGGCTGTGAACACACCCTGCATCCTTGCTCTTAACACTGTAATTGAGCTACTGTAAtcaagatgttattgttgctatACATTTGAGCAATTGAAATGGTGTTGTTGCACTGTAGTATCATTATAGTATTGTAATACACTGTAGTCTTATTCTTGTTCACAGCTTCTGGTAGTATTGGTGTAGTTACTTTGCAGTGTAGCTAGTAAATGCAGACTATTCTTTGACTCCTGTATCGTGTATTCGGATCTTTGATCTTCTTCTCTACTTTCCATTGGTACTAATTCTACATAACTTTGGATAACTTAATAAATTGTGAATGTAAACACAAGCCCTGGACCAGCTGCATCAGCCATCCGCCAATGGGGCGGAGACTGGCAGCGTCAGCTCGGCATCACCCACTGGGATGGCATATCTCTCTGCCCAGAAGCTCTCTTTTAGACAGCCTCAGCATGATATCACCCTGTTACACTCAGTTCAGAATGAGCTTGACTCATTTTTACAGCGGATACAGTCCATGCATGTTCTTATTTTGTTTCTGAAGTGCACTGATTGTAGACATATGACTGCCAGGActgccaaatttgaaaaatacACCTGCATGATTCACTGATTATTCAAATCCATAGTTAATCTAAATTGAGAACATTACAGGGCTCAAGATTGACTGACACTATTAGCACAGAGCTAATGTTCATAGATGGGATTAGGATAATCCAGAACAGTCCCTGTACACAGCTCAACACTGCTGCAACCTGCATTTCCTGTGTACAGAGATATGGAGAGGACATGGTGTCTGCTGGGTGTGGCAGAGAGGGCAGTGATGCCATCAGATACCAGGATTACATATAATGTGGATGCCAGACGGCAGACATCTAGCTGGTTTTAGTATTACATTGGATGTTGGTACATTGATGTCAGATTAGCACCCAGATTGGGATTACCAGTCAGTGTTAATACACAAACTAGGGTTTGTGTTTAGTCTTGGTCCAGTCAAAAATGGCTCCTGCTTTGTGAGCTGTATTATTTGAAGATATTTAGGTAGGCCAGTCAACCCATGGTG
Above is a window of Osmerus mordax isolate fOsmMor3 chromosome 18, fOsmMor3.pri, whole genome shotgun sequence DNA encoding:
- the LOC136962604 gene encoding cAMP-dependent protein kinase inhibitor alpha-like, translated to MTEVEPVLDFASSGRSGRRNALPDILGSPAGVNPTDLPLKLAELALTDGPGGAQSPTSEEAQAPAESSEGTEGS